Proteins found in one Methanospirillum hungatei JF-1 genomic segment:
- the cofH gene encoding 5-amino-6-(D-ribitylamino)uracil--L-tyrosine 4-hydroxyphenyl transferase CofH produces MTLDLHELKTLLDDVSEGHRLTVDEAENLFKVRDRSSFFITAAADALREKRCGNAITWVKNQNINCSNVCVNSCGFCGYSCKPGDSKAFELTPELVGEKAALAASRGVTEICTVSGLHPAYDLNSYLSIYQAIRENAPGVHIHASNPMEVAYAARKTGCSTREVLEAFRDAGVGTLCGTAAEILVDEIRDVICPEKISTDDWVRIIKESHNAGIRSTATIMYGHCESVTDQVRHLSILRDIQDETHGFTEFVPLSFIHPGTPLYRKGMARPGATGREDMLMIAISRLFLDNFTNIQVSWVKLGLKMVQIGLMSGANDIGGTLYEESISSSAGAKAGEYLDPADMRYISEDLGRTLVERRTDYSPVH; encoded by the coding sequence ATGACATTAGACCTCCATGAGCTCAAAACGTTGCTTGATGATGTCAGTGAGGGCCACCGCCTGACAGTCGATGAGGCAGAGAACCTGTTTAAAGTCCGGGATCGTTCATCTTTTTTTATCACTGCAGCTGCTGATGCACTCCGGGAGAAGAGATGTGGCAACGCTATCACCTGGGTGAAAAACCAGAATATCAACTGTTCAAATGTGTGTGTGAATTCCTGTGGGTTTTGTGGATATTCCTGTAAACCAGGTGATTCAAAGGCCTTTGAACTGACACCGGAATTAGTCGGAGAGAAAGCAGCACTTGCAGCATCACGGGGAGTAACTGAGATATGTACCGTGAGCGGACTGCATCCTGCATATGACCTGAACTCATATCTCTCCATATATCAGGCAATCAGGGAGAATGCACCAGGTGTCCATATCCATGCCTCAAATCCGATGGAAGTTGCATATGCGGCGAGAAAAACAGGATGTTCTACACGGGAAGTACTTGAAGCTTTCAGGGATGCCGGTGTCGGAACATTGTGTGGAACTGCAGCCGAGATTCTTGTCGATGAGATCCGTGATGTTATCTGTCCGGAGAAAATATCCACCGATGATTGGGTACGTATCATAAAAGAGTCACATAACGCTGGGATTCGGTCTACTGCGACCATCATGTACGGGCATTGTGAGTCGGTCACAGACCAGGTCAGGCATCTCTCCATATTACGGGACATTCAGGATGAGACTCATGGATTTACTGAATTTGTCCCGCTGTCATTCATTCATCCCGGGACTCCCCTGTACCGGAAGGGTATGGCACGTCCGGGAGCGACCGGAAGAGAGGATATGCTCATGATCGCCATCTCACGACTCTTCCTGGATAATTTTACCAACATCCAGGTCTCCTGGGTAAAGCTCGGGCTTAAAATGGTTCAGATTGGCCTTATGTCCGGTGCAAACGATATCGGTGGCACCCTTTATGAAGAGAGTATATCATCATCGGCTGGTGCAAAGGCTGGTGAATACCTGGACCCTGCAGATATGCGATATATTTCTGAGGATCTCGGGAGAACTCTGGTAGAGCGGAGAACAGATTATTCTCCGGTGCATTAA
- a CDS encoding acetate uptake transporter: protein MAAFLSVWGFFALGLFVCSFRMHRVLQVTLFFVVVLVALLVAGELTGISTLGILGGGAGLIAGLLALYIGMGQVINEVYGRKIFPV, encoded by the coding sequence CTGGCAGCATTTCTTAGTGTCTGGGGATTTTTTGCTCTTGGATTATTTGTCTGTTCATTCAGGATGCACCGGGTACTGCAGGTGACTTTGTTCTTCGTCGTGGTATTAGTAGCTCTTCTGGTCGCCGGTGAGCTGACGGGAATCTCCACACTGGGTATCCTTGGAGGGGGAGCAGGACTTATTGCCGGTCTTCTTGCCCTCTACATCGGAATGGGACAGGTTATCAATGAAGTATACGGGAGAAAGATCTTCCCGGTTTAA
- a CDS encoding deaminase, which translates to MNISCMDVYDVRIPHMRVADNCLLAELFHPLRIGKDIQCRYSIAHAQVPVGVTTLPHRLIRSSEVYYILSGTGIMHIGDEHMEIGEGQLAYIPPGKVQWIENTGTRDLIFLAICDPLWREEDEVVGEIPPTAPVLDDPFMEAAIQEAEKGKEEGGIPIGSVLVRDGVIIGRGHNRRVQNNDPMVHAEIDCLQNAGRIGSYQDCILYSTLMPCFLCAGAVVQFHIPRVIVGESRTFSGAREFMEAHGVTVIDYDLNRCQMMMETFIREKPELWNEDIGMV; encoded by the coding sequence ATGAACATATCATGTATGGATGTCTATGATGTCAGAATTCCCCATATGAGGGTTGCAGATAACTGCCTCCTTGCAGAGCTCTTTCATCCGCTCAGAATTGGAAAGGACATACAGTGCCGGTACAGTATAGCCCATGCACAGGTTCCGGTTGGCGTAACAACCCTTCCTCACCGGCTTATCAGGTCTTCAGAGGTATACTACATCCTTTCCGGGACCGGGATAATGCATATCGGGGATGAGCATATGGAGATCGGTGAGGGGCAACTGGCGTACATTCCACCTGGAAAGGTCCAGTGGATTGAGAACACCGGCACGCGAGACCTCATCTTTCTGGCGATCTGTGATCCGCTCTGGAGAGAAGAGGATGAAGTAGTTGGTGAAATTCCCCCCACAGCCCCGGTTTTGGACGATCCCTTTATGGAAGCAGCAATTCAGGAAGCAGAGAAAGGAAAAGAAGAAGGAGGTATTCCCATAGGTTCGGTCCTGGTGCGGGATGGTGTCATCATCGGAAGGGGTCATAACCGGCGGGTGCAGAATAATGATCCGATGGTTCATGCAGAGATCGACTGTCTGCAGAATGCCGGGCGGATCGGTTCATACCAGGATTGTATCCTCTACTCAACTCTGATGCCCTGTTTCCTCTGTGCCGGGGCTGTTGTACAGTTTCACATCCCCCGGGTCATTGTGGGCGAATCACGGACCTTCTCCGGTGCACGGGAGTTTATGGAGGCCCATGGGGTAACGGTCATTGATTATGACCTGAATCGGTGCCAGATGATGATGGAGACCTTTATTCGTGAAAAGCCGGAACTCTGGAATGAGGATATAGGTATGGTTTAA
- a CDS encoding superoxide dismutase, which translates to MDDSKKYTLPALSFEYGALAPFITEKQLTLHHQKHHQAYVTGANAIFEKLEMARREGGDLDQKALLKELSFHIGGHRLHTLFWENLAPAGKGGGGVPSGILADWINRDFGSLDRFKKEFTQTASSVEGSGWAVLSVCLGTQRLLLMQVEKHNVHVYPGFRILMVLDVWEHAYYLDYMNDRAKFIENFWNIIRWDMVNQRLEAALKS; encoded by the coding sequence ATGGACGATTCAAAAAAGTATACATTACCGGCCCTTTCCTTTGAGTATGGCGCCCTCGCACCATTTATCACGGAGAAACAACTGACCCTGCATCACCAGAAGCATCACCAGGCTTATGTCACCGGTGCAAATGCTATCTTTGAAAAACTGGAGATGGCACGACGTGAAGGAGGAGATCTGGATCAAAAAGCCCTGCTTAAAGAACTCTCATTTCATATCGGTGGACACCGGCTTCACACTCTGTTCTGGGAAAACCTGGCTCCGGCTGGAAAAGGGGGAGGCGGTGTTCCGTCCGGAATCCTGGCAGACTGGATAAACCGGGACTTTGGATCCCTTGACCGGTTCAAAAAGGAATTCACCCAGACAGCTTCCTCGGTAGAGGGATCAGGATGGGCAGTGCTCTCAGTCTGCCTGGGAACACAACGGCTGCTTCTCATGCAGGTAGAGAAGCATAATGTTCATGTATATCCCGGTTTTCGTATTCTGATGGTTCTAGATGTCTGGGAGCATGCATACTACCTTGATTACATGAATGACCGGGCAAAGTTTATTGAGAACTTCTGGAATATCATCAGATGGGATATGGTAAACCAGAGGCTTGAAGCAGCCCTGAAAAGCTGA
- a CDS encoding methyl-accepting chemotaxis protein, whose protein sequence is MADSSDLNTYLSGYQNQDCQLILNDIPTALLVLAENRIIFGNAAAVRLFKARQSDELTGKYLSDLSPTSQPDGSSSAVVIQNLLQSVQKGKNTRFEWVFTRFDKSEISGKVTVRQSEASGSSYLILTIVDNTAEHHAIKDILELAEEMKKGNLRSRLSSEGYQGDMYKLITGINAMLDGILHPFRDMNKVLQKIARGDMSGGIEQVYSGEHEKIRKAVNGVADITRKVHEEISRMVDAAKRGDLANRGNPDLFSGEYAATIRGINEMLDAILTPIRAGNRILQKIQKGDLSERVEIECVGDHAKIRDAINAVHDWLNGLIIYVTRIADGDMTAEIMQASNKDQIHGPLVRMRDNIRSVIADVDMLVTSGSEGKLMVRADPSKHKGDFRTIIEGINKTLDSVVIPVHEAMEVSKGYAGYDFTRRMNTSIIYSGEWKAFQQALDDVGHHVSDAISIITSQIDVLNKATAQASASIKDISSGSSLLAEIAQNVSMKAEQGGEGLSQILRAMEDLAVNVSDVSSRTAEVNQISSDTNTLSKKGSALAHQAEQGMKEITSSTDVVTGLVHEIMEEMGKISKISLVISDIASQTNLLALNAAIEAARAGEAGRGFAVVASEVKSLALESRQSAENISEMIEGLTKKTQDASDTMDKSVMVVREGGRALNETLEVFNQIIDSVNTVSLQMDNVAKAAEQQAAAVQEITASIHEVNTLVSGTAKDAVASAAASEEAAAAIDQISEQIAQVHKVAENLNTETEKFSV, encoded by the coding sequence ATGGCGGATTCATCAGATCTGAATACATATCTGTCCGGGTATCAGAATCAGGATTGTCAGTTGATTCTGAACGATATCCCGACTGCTCTCCTGGTACTGGCAGAGAACCGGATCATTTTTGGAAATGCAGCGGCAGTTCGCCTGTTTAAAGCGCGCCAATCCGACGAACTCACCGGTAAGTATCTCTCAGATCTCTCTCCTACCTCCCAGCCTGATGGATCATCATCAGCCGTCGTCATTCAAAACCTCCTTCAATCGGTTCAGAAAGGGAAGAATACCCGTTTCGAATGGGTATTTACCCGGTTTGACAAATCAGAAATTTCCGGAAAGGTAACAGTCCGCCAGTCTGAAGCATCCGGTTCTTCTTACCTCATCCTCACCATAGTCGATAATACCGCTGAACATCACGCTATCAAAGATATTCTGGAACTTGCAGAAGAGATGAAGAAAGGAAACCTCAGGTCACGGCTTTCTTCAGAGGGATATCAGGGTGATATGTACAAACTCATCACCGGTATCAATGCCATGCTGGACGGTATCCTCCATCCGTTCAGGGATATGAATAAGGTTCTTCAGAAGATTGCCAGGGGGGATATGTCAGGGGGAATTGAGCAGGTATACTCCGGTGAGCATGAAAAGATACGCAAAGCGGTCAACGGGGTTGCAGATATCACAAGGAAAGTCCATGAAGAGATATCCCGGATGGTCGATGCTGCAAAGCGTGGAGATCTTGCAAACCGGGGAAACCCAGACCTCTTTTCCGGTGAGTATGCAGCCACCATCAGAGGGATAAATGAGATGCTTGATGCAATTCTCACCCCCATCCGTGCCGGTAACCGTATTCTTCAGAAGATACAGAAAGGAGATCTCAGTGAGCGGGTGGAGATTGAATGCGTCGGTGACCATGCCAAGATACGGGATGCCATAAATGCGGTACATGACTGGCTGAATGGTCTGATCATCTATGTGACCAGGATAGCAGACGGGGATATGACCGCAGAGATCATGCAGGCATCTAATAAAGACCAGATACATGGCCCCCTTGTAAGAATGCGGGATAATATAAGGAGCGTTATCGCTGATGTTGATATGCTGGTAACGTCTGGGTCTGAAGGAAAACTGATGGTCCGGGCAGATCCCTCAAAACATAAAGGTGATTTCAGAACCATCATCGAAGGCATCAATAAAACCCTTGACTCCGTCGTAATCCCGGTTCATGAGGCGATGGAGGTTTCAAAAGGGTATGCCGGGTATGACTTTACCAGACGGATGAATACCAGTATCATATACTCAGGGGAGTGGAAGGCATTTCAGCAGGCCCTTGATGATGTCGGCCACCATGTTTCAGATGCAATTTCGATCATTACCAGCCAGATAGACGTTCTCAATAAGGCAACCGCACAGGCATCAGCCAGTATCAAGGATATCTCATCCGGTTCATCACTTCTTGCAGAGATCGCACAGAATGTGAGTATGAAAGCAGAACAGGGGGGTGAAGGGCTCTCCCAGATTCTGAGAGCGATGGAGGATCTGGCGGTCAATGTATCTGATGTTTCATCACGGACCGCTGAGGTAAACCAGATATCCTCCGATACCAACACCCTTTCCAAGAAGGGATCGGCTCTGGCTCATCAGGCTGAGCAGGGAATGAAGGAGATCACCAGTTCCACTGATGTTGTGACCGGTCTTGTCCATGAGATCATGGAGGAGATGGGGAAGATAAGTAAGATTTCACTGGTCATTTCAGATATCGCATCACAGACAAATCTCCTCGCATTAAACGCAGCAATTGAAGCAGCACGGGCAGGGGAGGCCGGACGGGGGTTTGCCGTTGTGGCAAGCGAAGTAAAATCCCTGGCACTTGAATCCAGGCAGTCCGCGGAGAATATTTCAGAGATGATCGAAGGCCTGACAAAAAAGACACAGGATGCATCAGATACCATGGATAAGAGTGTCATGGTCGTCAGGGAGGGAGGAAGGGCCCTTAATGAGACACTTGAGGTATTTAACCAGATCATCGATTCGGTAAATACCGTCAGTCTTCAGATGGATAATGTGGCAAAGGCAGCAGAACAGCAGGCAGCAGCAGTTCAAGAGATCACGGCATCCATTCATGAGGTAAATACGCTGGTTTCAGGAACCGCCAAGGACGCTGTTGCATCAGCTGCAGCAAGTGAAGAGGCAGCAGCAGCAATCGACCAGATATCAGAACAGATAGCACAGGTCCATAAGGTTGCAGAAAACCTGAATACTGAGACTGAAAAATTCTCAGTTTAA
- the comE gene encoding sulfopyruvate decarboxylase subunit beta: MHEQTVSGILKKEAIEYIISLPCDRTKDLCEILEKEYRYITISREEDGIGILSGLSLMGKRGVLQMQSSGLGNSLNALMTLPYLYGLPLPILASWRGYYQEKISAQIPFNEKIPDLLRLYNIPCTIIREPEDIDRITSVISDAWIENRPHVALISPKVWEGEEEHPPINQAPIRERTVHLSYQGAFSNPVMQRADAIRVLASMMTDELVVSNIGVPSKELYHARDNPANFYMLGSYTQASPLGFGIALGTDRRVVVLDGDGSLLGTAVLPVIASESPKNLIIIGLDNGVYGSTGNQCSPAHSTVDLELLAQASGFHRTWKVHTPDELKQAYAQAQGGLSFIHVIIRPGNSKASNIPLSPADIKNRFCSEAGRK, translated from the coding sequence ATGCATGAACAGACTGTTTCCGGGATATTAAAAAAGGAAGCAATTGAGTATATCATCTCGCTTCCCTGCGATCGGACAAAAGATCTCTGTGAGATCCTTGAGAAAGAGTATCGGTACATCACCATCTCAAGAGAAGAGGACGGTATCGGGATTCTGTCCGGCCTGTCCCTGATGGGAAAACGTGGCGTATTACAGATGCAGAGTTCAGGCCTTGGAAATTCTCTCAATGCCCTGATGACTCTTCCCTATCTGTACGGGCTTCCCCTGCCAATCCTTGCAAGCTGGAGGGGATATTATCAGGAGAAAATATCAGCACAGATCCCGTTTAATGAGAAGATCCCGGATCTTCTGAGATTATACAACATTCCCTGCACGATCATCAGGGAGCCTGAAGATATTGACCGCATCACCTCGGTCATCAGTGATGCCTGGATCGAAAACAGACCTCATGTTGCTCTCATCTCACCAAAGGTCTGGGAAGGAGAGGAGGAACACCCCCCAATCAATCAGGCCCCGATTCGGGAACGAACCGTCCATCTCTCCTATCAGGGAGCATTTTCAAACCCGGTCATGCAGCGGGCGGATGCCATTCGTGTCCTTGCGTCTATGATGACCGATGAACTGGTCGTTTCAAATATCGGTGTTCCTTCAAAGGAACTCTACCATGCAAGAGATAATCCTGCCAATTTTTACATGCTTGGTTCATACACACAGGCAAGTCCTCTCGGATTTGGAATTGCTCTTGGAACAGACCGGAGGGTGGTTGTCCTGGATGGGGACGGAAGTCTTCTTGGAACAGCTGTCCTTCCTGTCATTGCCAGCGAATCCCCGAAAAACCTGATAATCATCGGTCTTGACAACGGAGTGTATGGCAGCACCGGGAACCAGTGCTCTCCTGCACACAGCACGGTTGATCTTGAACTCCTGGCTCAGGCAAGCGGGTTTCACAGGACCTGGAAAGTGCATACACCAGATGAACTGAAACAGGCATATGCACAAGCTCAGGGAGGATTATCATTTATTCATGTGATCATCAGACCGGGAAACAGTAAAGCCTCCAATATCCCGCTCTCCCCTGCTGATATAAAAAACCGGTTCTGCTCTGAAGCAGGCCGAAAATAA
- a CDS encoding cysteate synthase: protein MTGYTLTCPVCNKEFSDSYTLTCPGGCQGLIRAKYAARQITLHDAPGVFKYMDWLPVTGVLRTRAEPVCFKSEGLARALGLSDLWIVFSGYWPEVGAFAVSGSFKEFEAFPTMQRLSERTKGIIQVSSAGNTGRAFAEVSAETCQPVIIVVPESARDRLFTTSPAHDTLLITISGDYTDAINLGSRICTLPGIFPEGGAKNVARRDGMGTVMLAGTLAMGTLPDWYLQAVGSGTGGIAAYEASLRLIADGRFGTRMPRLLLFQNEPFIPMVRAWQEKRREIKDEDMPDAEQAISQVYSDVLTNRTPPYGIVGGVFDTLIATNGLMAGVSSADAQEAGKLFSSSEGIDPDPAAAVCVAGLMRAVRSGVIKPDEKILLNITGGGYARGRKDLPRFVKAPDIMVSKETPFEKISAKVQEWMRYYA, encoded by the coding sequence ATGACCGGATATACGCTCACCTGTCCGGTATGTAACAAGGAGTTTTCTGATTCCTACACCCTTACCTGTCCGGGTGGGTGCCAGGGACTTATTCGGGCGAAATATGCTGCACGTCAGATAACGCTCCATGATGCACCGGGGGTTTTCAAATATATGGACTGGCTTCCGGTCACAGGAGTCCTTCGCACCCGGGCTGAACCGGTCTGTTTCAAAAGCGAAGGTCTTGCACGGGCATTGGGTCTTTCAGATCTCTGGATTGTCTTCTCCGGGTACTGGCCTGAAGTGGGGGCCTTTGCCGTGAGCGGTTCATTTAAGGAGTTTGAAGCATTCCCGACGATGCAGCGGCTTTCCGAGCGGACGAAGGGAATCATCCAGGTTTCCTCTGCCGGGAATACGGGCCGGGCCTTTGCCGAGGTATCGGCAGAGACCTGTCAGCCGGTTATCATTGTCGTTCCTGAATCAGCACGCGACCGGCTATTCACGACCTCACCAGCACATGATACCCTCCTGATCACCATCTCCGGAGATTATACGGATGCCATCAATCTGGGAAGCAGGATCTGCACCCTCCCTGGCATATTCCCGGAAGGAGGGGCAAAAAATGTTGCCAGGCGGGATGGCATGGGCACCGTCATGCTGGCAGGAACCCTTGCGATGGGAACACTTCCAGACTGGTATCTGCAAGCAGTCGGGAGCGGTACCGGGGGCATCGCTGCATATGAGGCCTCGCTCAGGCTTATTGCAGACGGCCGGTTTGGGACAAGAATGCCCCGCCTTCTTCTCTTCCAGAACGAACCGTTCATTCCGATGGTCAGAGCCTGGCAGGAGAAGAGACGGGAGATAAAAGATGAGGATATGCCTGATGCTGAACAAGCCATCTCCCAGGTATATTCAGATGTCCTGACAAACCGGACACCTCCCTATGGCATTGTCGGAGGGGTATTTGATACGCTCATCGCAACAAACGGACTTATGGCCGGTGTTTCATCAGCAGATGCACAGGAGGCAGGAAAGCTCTTCTCTTCATCTGAAGGAATAGATCCTGATCCTGCTGCTGCGGTGTGTGTGGCAGGTCTCATGAGGGCCGTTCGTTCAGGTGTAATCAAGCCGGATGAAAAGATCCTCCTTAATATCACCGGGGGAGGATACGCCAGAGGGAGAAAAGATCTCCCCCGGTTTGTAAAAGCGCCTGATATCATGGTATCTAAAGAGACACCGTTTGAGAAGATATCTGCAAAGGTGCAGGAATGGATGAGATATTATGCATGA
- a CDS encoding methanogenesis marker 16 metalloprotein — MRSIDEIRTALADGSAVILTASELKKRITQGDTVSDVDVVTCGTCGVMSGTYAVLSVPVAPPGTFSRADTISLNGVPAIPGPCPNERLGLVDLMVFGTAHADDRYGGGHLFHDLIAGEEIHIAVTSAGKDYEAYVTLSDLPFARLFTTRSAFKNYSAIINQSSGPVKTIFSALPLQGTSTQATVSGCGEINPVENDPTLRFLSAGSPVILNGAGGRVIGTGTRSSPYRPNLSVHADLKEMDAHFCGGFRTAAGPECITSIGTAIPVVDTDVLSSLSVLDCDIAMPVVDISDRQPVGTASYEQVWTGTATRVLYHPERCLHCSPCDARTACPVDAIREDGTINQTQCFVCGTCVQICKGSVYEGNFGSITYEGAGIPIVLRQSDRRRAEILCRRVRDMLVRGEFQI; from the coding sequence ATGAGATCAATCGATGAGATCCGGACTGCTCTTGCCGATGGTTCTGCAGTTATCCTGACGGCATCGGAGTTGAAGAAAAGAATTACACAGGGAGATACCGTCTCTGATGTTGATGTTGTCACCTGTGGGACCTGCGGGGTCATGTCAGGCACATATGCGGTCCTGTCAGTCCCGGTTGCTCCTCCCGGTACCTTTTCACGAGCAGATACTATCTCACTGAATGGGGTGCCGGCAATTCCCGGCCCCTGCCCGAATGAACGACTGGGACTTGTTGATCTGATGGTATTCGGGACCGCCCATGCAGATGACCGGTACGGAGGCGGACATCTCTTCCATGACCTTATTGCCGGAGAAGAGATTCATATCGCAGTTACCTCGGCCGGAAAGGACTATGAGGCATATGTAACCCTTTCTGACCTCCCGTTTGCCCGGTTATTTACTACCCGGAGTGCGTTTAAGAACTACTCTGCAATCATCAATCAGAGCAGCGGACCGGTAAAGACCATATTTTCTGCCCTGCCACTTCAGGGCACCAGCACACAGGCTACCGTCTCCGGATGCGGGGAGATAAACCCGGTAGAAAATGATCCAACCCTCCGGTTCCTCTCTGCCGGTTCTCCAGTGATCCTAAACGGGGCTGGTGGCCGGGTGATCGGAACCGGAACCCGGAGTTCTCCTTATCGGCCCAATCTCTCTGTCCATGCCGACCTGAAGGAGATGGATGCACATTTTTGTGGCGGTTTTCGTACCGCTGCAGGGCCTGAGTGCATAACCAGCATCGGGACCGCGATTCCGGTTGTTGACACGGATGTCCTCAGCTCCCTTTCTGTCCTGGATTGTGATATCGCCATGCCGGTTGTGGATATCAGTGATCGTCAGCCGGTTGGGACTGCCTCGTATGAACAGGTGTGGACCGGAACTGCAACACGGGTCTTGTATCATCCGGAGCGATGTCTTCACTGTTCTCCCTGTGATGCCAGAACTGCATGTCCAGTTGATGCAATCCGGGAAGATGGGACGATCAATCAGACGCAGTGCTTTGTGTGCGGAACCTGTGTGCAGATCTGCAAGGGTTCGGTATATGAAGGAAATTTTGGTTCTATCACGTATGAAGGAGCTGGCATTCCGATTGTTCTCCGGCAGTCTGACCGGAGAAGAGCAGAGATACTCTGCAGAAGAGTGCGGGATATGCTGGTCAGGGGTGAATTTCAGATATGA
- a CDS encoding (Fe-S)-binding protein: MGEDWILPGRNCGACGYGTCDEFFAAIQSGTRKKEECPFSSQHLCQEIPCTQAVPGTVDILGDSFDFILHPLPGECSARKILLPFRPDLVEKWEIQPGDILTGRPMGAGCPVQHVLLVLSANKVSGVIVTHVIGPLYSRGREVKDLEAYHIIGFEGMVESVRQVPVFGRRMRFLPAYCMMNLAHTGVVNQVFSRKEGLQVRVEDIRLL, from the coding sequence ATGGGAGAGGACTGGATATTACCCGGCAGGAACTGTGGTGCATGCGGGTATGGGACCTGTGATGAGTTCTTCGCCGCAATTCAGTCCGGGACAAGAAAAAAAGAGGAATGCCCGTTCTCTTCTCAGCACCTCTGTCAGGAGATACCCTGCACTCAGGCAGTTCCGGGGACTGTTGACATCCTTGGAGATTCCTTCGATTTTATCCTGCATCCGTTACCTGGGGAATGCTCGGCCAGGAAGATCCTTCTTCCCTTCAGACCTGATCTCGTAGAGAAATGGGAGATTCAGCCGGGTGATATCCTCACCGGACGGCCCATGGGAGCCGGATGTCCGGTCCAGCATGTCCTTTTGGTATTGTCAGCAAATAAAGTATCAGGAGTAATCGTAACCCATGTCATAGGCCCTCTCTATTCACGGGGGAGAGAGGTAAAAGATCTTGAGGCCTATCATATCATCGGGTTTGAAGGAATGGTTGAAAGTGTCCGCCAGGTACCGGTATTTGGGAGGAGAATGCGGTTTCTCCCTGCGTACTGCATGATGAATCTTGCTCATACCGGCGTTGTGAACCAGGTATTTTCCAGAAAGGAAGGTCTGCAGGTACGGGTGGAGGATATACGGCTTTTATGA
- a CDS encoding GTP-binding protein, producing the protein MKLVIIAGPPSAGKTAVTRQIIRTHPELKSAYLKIDVVCATEDEEIRNEFHIPAKKVYSGDLCPDHAGIMILDEAIEWARKEGADMLIVESAGLCLRCTPYTTQSFGIVVLSAISGIQSPAKMAPMIALADIAVVTRIDLVSQAEKEVFREKIRGIRGDIDIVETNAVQGTGMRYLTRAIGEAPDIENLSTITLRGIPPLGVCTVCIGKTNIGWKHHTGVLRQLDGDALMFRGD; encoded by the coding sequence ATGAAACTCGTTATCATCGCCGGCCCTCCCTCGGCTGGAAAGACTGCAGTCACCAGGCAGATAATCAGGACCCATCCTGAGCTCAAATCTGCATACCTGAAGATAGATGTGGTCTGTGCCACCGAAGATGAAGAGATCAGGAATGAGTTTCATATCCCTGCAAAAAAGGTCTACTCAGGCGATCTCTGTCCAGATCATGCCGGAATCATGATCCTTGATGAGGCTATAGAGTGGGCCAGGAAAGAAGGGGCAGATATGCTCATCGTTGAGAGTGCAGGTCTTTGTCTGCGATGCACTCCGTATACGACCCAGTCATTTGGTATTGTTGTCTTATCTGCAATCTCCGGCATACAGTCACCTGCAAAGATGGCACCCATGATAGCCCTTGCCGATATCGCGGTAGTGACCAGGATCGATCTCGTCTCACAAGCGGAGAAGGAAGTGTTCAGAGAGAAGATTCGGGGCATTCGGGGAGATATTGATATTGTTGAGACCAATGCCGTGCAGGGGACCGGTATGCGATACCTGACAAGAGCGATAGGGGAAGCACCGGATATTGAGAACCTGTCCACTATCACCCTCCGGGGTATCCCTCCGCTCGGCGTCTGTACGGTCTGCATTGGAAAGACGAACATCGGATGGAAGCATCATACGGGAGTTCTTCGTCAACTTGACGGAGATGCACTTATGTTCAGGGGTGACTGA